A section of the Pimelobacter simplex genome encodes:
- a CDS encoding aminotransferase class I/II-fold pyridoxal phosphate-dependent enzyme encodes MTTSAQPLSALSADELATRLTTVRGAYDDLKARGLTLDLTRGKPGADQLDLSNALLGLPTSYRDRSGADVRNYGGLEGLPEMREIFADLLGVDVAAVVCGGNSSLTMMHQVLTALLLKGGPDSPRPWGEEPVVKFVCPVPGYDRHFTMLAELGIEMLPVPMTPDGPDPVAVRRLVADDPAVKGLWIVPTYANPTGAVCSAEVAAELMAMPTAAPDFRIFWDNAYAVHHLTDDEIKSADALGLAAASGHPNRPIMFASTSKITFAGAGVAALAASPENKAWYLQRLGFGSIGPDKINHLRHVELFGDADGVRAHMRKHRDLIAPKFTAVEDALSSRLTGLGIAEWTVPTGGYFVNLDVLDGTASRVVALAKEAGIALTPAGSAFPHGDDPNDRNIRLAPTFPVLAEVEAAMAGVAVCVELAALEKLSA; translated from the coding sequence GTGACCACCTCCGCGCAGCCGCTGTCCGCCCTCTCCGCCGACGAGCTCGCCACCCGCCTCACCACGGTGCGTGGCGCGTACGACGACCTCAAGGCCCGCGGCCTGACGCTCGACCTGACGCGCGGCAAGCCCGGCGCCGACCAGCTCGACCTGTCCAACGCGCTGCTCGGCCTGCCCACGTCGTACCGGGACCGCTCGGGCGCCGACGTGCGCAACTACGGCGGCCTCGAGGGCCTGCCCGAGATGCGCGAGATCTTCGCCGACCTGCTGGGCGTCGACGTCGCCGCGGTGGTCTGCGGCGGCAACTCCAGCCTGACGATGATGCACCAGGTGCTCACCGCGCTGCTGCTCAAGGGCGGCCCCGACTCGCCCCGCCCGTGGGGCGAGGAGCCGGTCGTGAAGTTCGTCTGCCCGGTGCCCGGCTACGACCGCCACTTCACCATGCTCGCCGAGCTGGGCATCGAGATGCTCCCGGTCCCGATGACCCCCGACGGCCCCGACCCGGTCGCCGTGCGCCGCCTCGTCGCCGACGACCCGGCCGTCAAGGGCCTGTGGATCGTGCCGACGTACGCCAACCCGACCGGCGCGGTCTGCTCCGCCGAGGTCGCCGCCGAGCTGATGGCGATGCCGACCGCGGCGCCCGACTTCCGGATCTTCTGGGACAACGCCTACGCCGTGCACCACCTGACCGACGACGAGATCAAGAGCGCCGACGCGCTCGGGCTCGCCGCCGCCTCGGGGCACCCGAACCGGCCGATCATGTTCGCCTCGACCTCCAAGATCACCTTCGCCGGCGCCGGCGTCGCCGCGCTCGCGGCGTCCCCCGAGAACAAGGCGTGGTACCTCCAGCGCCTCGGCTTCGGCTCCATCGGCCCGGACAAGATCAACCACCTGCGCCACGTCGAGCTCTTCGGCGACGCCGACGGCGTCCGGGCCCACATGCGCAAGCACCGCGACCTCATCGCGCCGAAGTTCACCGCGGTCGAGGACGCGCTGTCCTCGCGCCTGACCGGGCTCGGCATCGCCGAGTGGACGGTGCCGACCGGCGGCTACTTCGTCAACCTCGACGTCCTCGACGGTACGGCGTCGCGCGTGGTCGCGCTCGCCAAGGAGGCCGGCATCGCGCTGACCCCCGCCGGCTCGGCGTTCCCCCACGGCGACGACCCGAACGACCGCAACATCCGCCTCGCCCCCACGTTCCCGGTGCTCGCCGAGGTCGAGGCCGCGATGGCCGGCGTCGCGGTGTGCGTCGAGCTGGCCGCGCTGGAGAAGCTCAGCGCCTGA
- the rplJ gene encoding 50S ribosomal protein L10: MARADKQAAVAEIAESFSESAGAVLTEYRGLTVKELQDLRRSLGANANYAVVKNTLAKLAATEAGIEGFDELLTGPTAIAFIKGDVVEAAKGLRDFAKANPTLVIKGGVLDGNLLDAKEIAKLADLESREVLLGKLAGAMLASLSQAVYLLNAPLAQAARLAGALEAKAQEDPTILAGGAGTPAAAEETPAADEAAAEEAPEAPEAAADEAADSADA, encoded by the coding sequence ATGGCGCGGGCAGACAAGCAGGCCGCCGTCGCGGAGATCGCTGAGTCCTTCAGCGAGTCCGCTGGCGCTGTGCTGACCGAGTACCGCGGTCTCACCGTCAAGGAGCTGCAGGACCTTCGCCGCTCCCTCGGTGCGAACGCCAACTACGCCGTGGTCAAGAACACGCTGGCCAAGCTCGCCGCCACGGAGGCGGGCATCGAGGGCTTCGACGAGCTCCTCACCGGCCCGACCGCCATCGCCTTCATCAAGGGCGACGTCGTCGAGGCTGCCAAGGGTCTGCGTGACTTTGCCAAGGCGAACCCCACCCTCGTGATCAAGGGTGGCGTTCTGGACGGCAACCTCCTCGACGCGAAGGAGATCGCCAAGCTGGCCGATCTCGAGTCGCGCGAGGTGCTCCTCGGCAAGCTGGCGGGCGCGATGCTCGCTTCGCTCAGCCAGGCCGTCTACCTCCTCAACGCCCCGCTCGCCCAGGCTGCCCGGCTCGCCGGTGCCCTGGAGGCGAAGGCCCAGGAGGACCCCACGATCCTCGCAGGTGGTGCCGGTACGCCGGCCGCTGCCGAGGAGACCCCGGCCGCCGACGAGGCTGCCGCCGAGGAGGCCCCCGAGGCCCCCGAGGCTGCCGCTGACGAGGCTGCCGACTCCGCCGACGCCTGA
- the rplL gene encoding 50S ribosomal protein L7/L12, whose translation MAKLTTDELLDAFKEMTLIELSEFVKQFEETFGVTAAAPVAVAAAPAAGGAAGGDDAAAAQDEFDVVLEAAGDKKINVIKEVRALTSLGLKEAKDLVEGAPKAILEKVNKETADKAKEALEGAGATVTLK comes from the coding sequence ATGGCGAAGCTCACCACCGACGAGCTCCTCGACGCGTTCAAGGAGATGACCCTCATCGAGCTCTCCGAGTTCGTGAAGCAGTTCGAGGAGACCTTCGGCGTCACCGCCGCCGCCCCGGTCGCCGTTGCCGCCGCTCCCGCCGCCGGCGGTGCCGCGGGTGGCGACGACGCCGCCGCTGCGCAGGACGAGTTCGACGTCGTCCTCGAGGCTGCCGGTGACAAGAAGATCAACGTCATCAAGGAGGTCCGCGCGCTGACCTCCCTCGGTCTCAAGGAGGCCAAGGACCTCGTCGAGGGCGCCCCGAAGGCGATCCTCGAGAAGGTCAACAAGGAGACGGCTGACAAGGCCAAGGAGGCCCTCGAGGGCGCCGGCGCCACCGTCACCCTCAAGTGA
- a CDS encoding ABC transporter ATP-binding protein, protein MGVDVQVTNLTKQFGKQLIWKGVSLTLPAGEISVMLGPSGTGKSVFLKALIGLIKPDEGSIVIEGTDIASCSEKELYEIRKLFGVLFQDGAMFGSMNLFDNVAFPLREHTKKSESEIRDIVMEKMDMVGLLGAEDKLPGEISGGMRKRAGLARALVLDPEILLIDEPDSGLDPVRTSFINQLFVDLNAQIDATFLIVTHDIHSVRVVPDQIGLLYHKHLAMYGPREMLLSSDEPVVRQFLNAQTIGPIGMSEEKDADQLEAEKDMDLPPLPPIPLQMEPSNGIPRRAQAEPGAWCRANGITPPPGSFTREAEHAAGQQQS, encoded by the coding sequence ATGGGCGTCGACGTACAGGTGACGAACCTGACGAAGCAGTTCGGGAAGCAGCTCATCTGGAAGGGCGTGTCGCTGACCCTTCCGGCGGGCGAGATCTCGGTGATGCTCGGGCCGTCGGGTACCGGCAAGTCCGTCTTCCTCAAGGCGCTGATCGGCCTGATCAAGCCCGACGAGGGCTCCATCGTGATCGAGGGCACCGACATCGCGTCGTGCTCCGAGAAGGAGCTCTACGAGATCCGCAAGCTGTTCGGCGTGCTGTTCCAGGACGGCGCGATGTTCGGCTCGATGAACCTCTTCGACAACGTCGCCTTCCCGCTGCGCGAGCACACCAAGAAGTCCGAGTCCGAGATCCGTGACATCGTCATGGAGAAGATGGACATGGTCGGTCTGCTCGGGGCCGAGGACAAGCTTCCCGGTGAGATCTCCGGTGGTATGCGCAAGCGGGCCGGTCTGGCCCGGGCGCTGGTGCTGGACCCCGAGATCCTGCTGATCGACGAGCCGGACTCCGGTCTCGACCCGGTGCGTACGTCGTTCATCAACCAGCTCTTCGTCGACCTCAACGCCCAGATCGACGCGACCTTCCTCATCGTGACCCACGACATCCACAGTGTGCGGGTGGTGCCGGACCAGATCGGTCTGCTGTACCACAAGCACCTGGCGATGTACGGGCCGCGCGAGATGCTGCTGTCCTCGGACGAGCCTGTCGTGCGCCAGTTCCTCAACGCGCAGACGATCGGGCCGATCGGCATGTCGGAGGAGAAGGACGCCGACCAGCTGGAGGCCGAGAAGGACATGGACCTGCCGCCGCTGCCGCCGATCCCGCTCCAGATGGAGCCCTCCAACGGCATCCCGCGCCGGGCGCAGGCCGAGCCGGGTGCCTGGTGCCGGGCCAACGGGATCACGCCGCCTCCGGGGTCGTTCACCCGCGAGGCCGAGCACGCGGCGGGACAGCAGCAGAGCTGA
- a CDS encoding MlaE family ABC transporter permease: MSLTAARVIAPFGTAGKLFAFALDVGRGLFRRPFQTREFIQQAWFIASVTIIPTALVAIPFGAVIALQVGGLIKQFGAQSFTGSASVLAVIQQAGPIATALLIAGAGGSAIAADLGARKIREELDAMMVLGIDPIQRLVVPRVLACMLVAVFLNGMVSVVGVAGGYVFNVILQDGTPGAYLASFTALAQLPDVWIGMIKALVFGLIAAIVAAYKGMNAGGGPKGVGDAVNESVVITFLLLFVVNFTLSTIYLQVVPPKTG, from the coding sequence GTGTCGCTGACCGCTGCACGTGTCATCGCCCCCTTCGGTACGGCGGGCAAGCTGTTCGCCTTCGCGCTGGACGTCGGTCGCGGGCTCTTCCGGCGACCGTTCCAGACGCGGGAGTTCATCCAGCAGGCGTGGTTCATCGCCTCGGTCACGATCATCCCGACCGCGCTCGTCGCCATCCCGTTCGGCGCGGTCATCGCGCTCCAGGTCGGTGGCCTGATCAAGCAGTTCGGTGCCCAGTCGTTCACCGGCTCGGCGTCGGTGCTGGCGGTCATCCAGCAGGCGGGGCCGATCGCGACGGCGTTGCTGATCGCGGGGGCCGGCGGGTCGGCGATCGCGGCCGACCTCGGCGCGCGCAAGATCCGTGAAGAGCTCGACGCGATGATGGTGCTGGGCATCGATCCGATCCAGCGCCTCGTCGTGCCCCGGGTGCTGGCGTGCATGCTCGTGGCGGTCTTCCTCAACGGCATGGTCAGCGTCGTCGGCGTGGCCGGCGGCTACGTCTTCAACGTCATCCTCCAAGACGGTACGCCGGGCGCGTACCTGGCCAGCTTCACCGCGCTCGCCCAGCTACCGGACGTGTGGATCGGCATGATCAAGGCGCTGGTCTTCGGACTCATCGCCGCGATCGTCGCCGCCTACAAGGGCATGAACGCCGGTGGCGGCCCCAAGGGCGTGGGCGATGCCGTCAACGAGTCCGTGGTCATCACCTTCCTGCTGCTGTTCGTCGTCAACTTCACCCTGAGCACGATCTATCTCCAGGTCGTCCCGCCGAAGACGGGTTAG
- a CDS encoding MlaE family ABC transporter permease: MASIKAIYDRPMKGLDNLGHELSFYLKVLIALPRSVRRYPREILRILAEVTLGSGALAVIGGTVGVIIGMTFFTGAQVGLSGYAALNQLGTAAFSGFVSAYFNTREIAPLVAGIALAATVGCGFTAQLGAMRISEEIDAVEVMAIPSMQFLVTTRVIGGLIAIVPLYVVGLLSSYVASRLVVTQFYGQSSGTYDHYFNQFLPPGDVLWSFGKVLVFAVVVILIHCYHGYTASGGPAGVGVAVGRAVRTSIVAINVIDLFLSMAIWGASTTVRLAG, translated from the coding sequence ATGGCGAGCATCAAGGCGATCTACGACCGGCCGATGAAGGGCCTGGACAACCTCGGTCACGAGCTGTCCTTCTACCTCAAGGTCCTCATCGCGCTGCCCCGGTCGGTACGCCGCTACCCGCGCGAGATCCTGCGCATCCTGGCCGAGGTCACCCTCGGCTCGGGCGCGCTGGCGGTCATCGGCGGCACGGTCGGCGTCATCATCGGCATGACCTTCTTCACCGGGGCCCAGGTCGGGCTCTCCGGGTACGCCGCGCTCAACCAGCTCGGCACCGCGGCGTTCTCCGGCTTCGTCTCGGCGTACTTCAACACCCGCGAGATCGCCCCGCTGGTGGCGGGCATCGCGCTCGCCGCGACGGTCGGCTGCGGCTTCACCGCCCAGCTGGGCGCGATGCGGATCTCCGAGGAGATCGACGCCGTCGAGGTGATGGCGATCCCGTCGATGCAGTTCCTGGTCACCACGCGGGTGATCGGCGGCCTGATCGCCATCGTCCCCTTGTACGTCGTCGGCCTGCTCTCGTCGTACGTCGCGAGCCGCCTGGTGGTCACCCAGTTCTACGGGCAGTCATCAGGAACCTACGACCACTACTTCAACCAATTCCTGCCACCCGGCGACGTGCTGTGGTCCTTCGGCAAGGTGCTGGTGTTCGCGGTGGTCGTCATCCTCATCCACTGCTACCACGGCTACACGGCCTCCGGCGGTCCGGCCGGCGTGGGCGTCGCGGTGGGTCGTGCGGTGCGGACGAGCATCGTCGCGATCAACGTGATCGACCTCTTCCTGTCCATGGCGATCTGGGGCGCCTCGACCACCGTGCGACTGGCGGGGTGA